The genomic region CGCGAACTGCTCGTCGCCGAGTTTTACCCCGGTCTGGGCGTAGGGCTCGGTCGGATGCGGGTGGGACAGCGACATCGCCATGTCCAGGTAGTGGACGCCGGCGGCCAGCGCGGCCCGGAAAAGAGGCATGACGAACCGTGGATCGGTCGCGTTGAGCAACGCGTCACAACGGTGTGTAGCAAGGAGTTCCGCCACCGCGGCCTCGTCGGTCGCGTCGACCTGCGCCGCGACGAACCGGGGGTCATCGATGGCGGCGACCGCCCGGTCGGCCCGGGCCGGGTCGTAGTCGGCGAGGACGAGGTGCTCGACGAACTCCCGCCGCGCCGCGATGAGACCCGCGGCCGAGCCCACCCCGCCCGCACCGACGACGAGAATTCGCATGTCGAGGCCTCCTCAGGCAACGTCCGATAGTCTACTGAAAGCGTAGAAGGCGACGATGGATTCCACGGAAACGCTTGCACTTCCGCAACGAGGCTGCGATAAACGCAATCACTAGCAGTAGTCCGAGGAGTAGCCATGTCGAGCACTCTCACTCCGGAGCAACCGGCCGGAGAGCAGGTGGCGGAGAAGGGTCTCAAGGGCGGCGCGCTTGGTCTCCTCTCGAGCATCGTGATCGGTGTCGCGTCCACCGCACCCGCCTACAGCCTGGCCGCGACCCTCGGCTTCATCGTCGTCGCCATCGGGCTGCAGACACCTACCATCGTCATCCTTGCGTTCGTCCCGATGCTCTTCGTAGCTATCGGTTATAGCGAGTTGAACAAGGCCGACCCGGACTGCGGGACGACCTTCACCTGGGCGACCCGCGCGTTTGGGCCGAAGACCGGCTGGCTCGGCGGTTGGGCCATCGTGGCAGCCGACGTGCTGGTCATGGCCAGCCTCGCGCAGATCGCCGGCCAGTACGGATTCCTGCTCTTCAACGCCGACGGGATCGGGCACAACCCGACGAGCGGCTGGGTGCTGCTCGTCGGCGTGCTCTGGATCGTCGTGATGACCTACATCTGCTACCGGGGCATCGAAGTCTCGGCGATGTTCCAGCGAATCCTGCTGAGCATCGAGCTGACCATGCTCCTGATCTTCGCCGCCGTCGCCCTGATCAAGGTCGGCACCGGCAACGCCCCGGCGGTGCATCTGACTCCATCGTGGAACTGGTTCAACCCCTTCCACATCGCGTCGTTCTCCACCTTCATCGGCGGGATCCTGCTGATGCTGTTCATCTACTGGGGCTGGGATACCACCGTCGCGATCAACGAGGAGACCAAGGACAGCAAGCGCACCCCGGGCCGGGCGGCGATCCTGTCCACCGTCATCCTGCTGGTCACCTATGTCATCGTCACCCTCGCCGCGCAGTCCTACGCCGGCATCGGCACCAAGGGCATCGGGTTGGGCAACGTCGCCAACCAGGGCGACGTGCTGTCCGTGCTCGGCACGTCGGTCTTCGGCAGCTCCACAGTGGGCTCGGTCTTCACTCACCTGCTGATCTTCATGGTGCTTACCTCGGCCGCGGCCTCGACGCAGACCACGATTCTGCCGACCGCCCGCACCACGCTGTCGATGGCCGTCTACCGCGCCATCCCGCGGATTTTCGCCAAGATGCACCCGAGGTACCTGACGCCGTCGGTGTCGACCGTGGTGATGGGTGTGGCATCCATCATCGTCTATGCCGCGATGAACTATCAGTCCGGCGGGACGATCATCGCCGACTCGGTGACCGCGATCGGTCTCTTCATCGCGTTCTACTACGGCCTCACCGGCTTCGCCTGCGCGTGGTACTACCGCAAGACGCTGACCCACAGCGCGCGTGACCTGTGGATGCAGGGGATCCTGCCGACCCTCGGCGGCCTGATCCTGTTCTTCGCGATGGGCTGGAGCATCTGGCTGGACTGGATCACGACGGACACCTCG from Mycobacteriales bacterium harbors:
- a CDS encoding APC family permease, with protein sequence MSSTLTPEQPAGEQVAEKGLKGGALGLLSSIVIGVASTAPAYSLAATLGFIVVAIGLQTPTIVILAFVPMLFVAIGYSELNKADPDCGTTFTWATRAFGPKTGWLGGWAIVAADVLVMASLAQIAGQYGFLLFNADGIGHNPTSGWVLLVGVLWIVVMTYICYRGIEVSAMFQRILLSIELTMLLIFAAVALIKVGTGNAPAVHLTPSWNWFNPFHIASFSTFIGGILLMLFIYWGWDTTVAINEETKDSKRTPGRAAILSTVILLVTYVIVTLAAQSYAGIGTKGIGLGNVANQGDVLSVLGTSVFGSSTVGSVFTHLLIFMVLTSAAASTQTTILPTARTTLSMAVYRAIPRIFAKMHPRYLTPSVSTVVMGVASIIVYAAMNYQSGGTIIADSVTAIGLFIAFYYGLTGFACAWYYRKTLTHSARDLWMQGILPTLGGLILFFAMGWSIWLDWITTDTSNSYTTWLIPFSPHWRIGGVFLIAFVSAVIGVVLMIVYMIARPPFFKGEVLTRSTPTLVPDEDALSSEVPVAPADPEHPTARQ